A stretch of Bradyrhizobium sp. AZCC 2262 DNA encodes these proteins:
- a CDS encoding polysaccharide deacetylase family protein — protein MTFVTAAPAAECPRKDALGTSRVLAVDAVTSPRVGLKSFPQTLPLEDHEVVLTFDDGPWPATDRKVLAVLAQECVRATFFLIGKPASEHPELVRRIAAQGHTIAHHTWTHHNLKYMKPEAAIGEIDKGIAAVETALHGTATTTPSTPFFRFPFFEMTPATLDALQQRGIAVFGADLWASDWMPMTPAQQLKLLTERLQIARKGIILLHDPKAQTAAMLPAFLRYLRDNHYRVVHLVPAGAKTVSDKAH, from the coding sequence ATGACCTTCGTTACGGCGGCGCCGGCCGCCGAATGTCCCCGCAAGGACGCGCTCGGCACCTCACGCGTTCTCGCGGTGGACGCCGTTACCTCACCGCGCGTCGGCCTCAAGAGCTTTCCACAGACGCTGCCGCTGGAGGACCACGAGGTGGTGCTGACCTTCGACGACGGGCCATGGCCGGCGACCGACCGCAAGGTACTGGCTGTTCTCGCGCAGGAATGCGTGCGCGCGACATTCTTCCTGATCGGCAAGCCTGCTTCGGAACATCCCGAGCTGGTGCGAAGAATAGCGGCGCAGGGTCACACCATCGCGCACCACACCTGGACCCACCACAATCTCAAATACATGAAGCCGGAGGCCGCCATCGGCGAGATCGACAAGGGCATCGCGGCGGTCGAAACGGCGCTGCACGGAACGGCCACCACGACCCCGAGCACGCCGTTCTTTCGCTTTCCTTTCTTTGAAATGACGCCTGCGACGCTGGACGCCTTGCAACAGCGCGGCATCGCCGTGTTCGGCGCCGACCTCTGGGCCAGCGACTGGATGCCGATGACGCCGGCACAGCAGTTGAAGCTGCTTACCGAGCGGCTGCAGATCGCTCGCAAGGGCATCATCCTGCTGCACGATCCCAAGGCGCAGACCGCCGCCATGCTGCCAGCCTTCCTGCGCTACCTCCGCGACAATCATTACCGCGTCGTCCATCTGGTCCCGGCAGGGGCCAAAACCGTGTCCGACAAAGCACATTAG
- the mgtE gene encoding magnesium transporter, whose translation MAENIDVAQAEAQPAQGSVLDHLLMRDEEGQLRHEFVEEITRAIHAADRPLLCEVVAELHEADLGDLIAALAPDDRVTLVELTGTDFDFSALNEVDDSVREEILEELEPETVAEGVRELESDDAVELLEGLDEADQEEILEKLPPAEREPLERSLLYPENSAGRRMQSEFIAVPPDWTVGQAIDYMRDTPDLPDRFYEIYAVDSEKHWQGAVSLDTLLRARRPVPIADLIDEDRRRVSVLDDQEEVARMFGKYNLVAAPVVDTTNRLVGVITIDDVVDVIEEEADEDLKALGGVTSDEELSDNVWTIARARFNWLLVNLATAFLASSVLGLFEGQLEKMVALAVLAPIVASQGGNAATQTMTVAVRALATRELGSNNALRVVMREAMVGLVNGLAFAVITGVAAVAWFKIPGLGVVIGLAIICNLVAGALGGILIPMVLERVRADPAVASGTFVTTITDVVGFFSFLGIATLWFGLK comes from the coding sequence ATGGCCGAGAATATCGACGTTGCCCAAGCCGAGGCGCAACCTGCGCAGGGCTCCGTGCTCGACCATCTCCTGATGCGGGATGAAGAGGGGCAACTGCGTCACGAGTTTGTCGAAGAGATCACCCGCGCCATCCACGCTGCCGACCGGCCGCTGTTGTGCGAGGTGGTGGCGGAACTTCACGAGGCCGATCTCGGTGATTTGATCGCCGCCCTCGCACCCGACGACCGCGTCACGCTGGTCGAACTGACCGGCACCGATTTCGACTTCTCGGCGCTGAACGAGGTCGACGATTCCGTCCGCGAGGAAATCCTCGAGGAACTCGAACCGGAGACGGTCGCCGAGGGCGTTCGCGAACTGGAATCCGACGACGCCGTCGAACTGCTCGAAGGCCTCGATGAGGCCGATCAGGAAGAGATCCTTGAAAAGCTGCCGCCGGCTGAGCGCGAGCCGCTGGAGCGTAGCCTGCTTTATCCGGAAAATTCCGCCGGCCGGCGGATGCAATCCGAGTTCATCGCCGTGCCGCCGGACTGGACCGTGGGGCAGGCGATCGACTACATGCGCGACACCCCCGATCTGCCGGACCGGTTCTACGAGATCTACGCCGTGGATTCCGAAAAGCACTGGCAGGGTGCGGTCTCGCTTGACACGCTGCTGCGGGCGCGCCGGCCGGTGCCGATCGCCGACCTGATCGACGAAGACCGTCGTCGGGTCTCCGTGCTGGACGACCAGGAAGAGGTCGCGCGGATGTTCGGCAAGTACAATCTGGTCGCGGCTCCCGTCGTCGACACCACCAACCGGCTGGTCGGCGTCATCACCATCGACGACGTGGTCGACGTCATCGAGGAAGAGGCCGACGAAGACCTGAAGGCACTCGGCGGCGTCACCAGCGACGAAGAACTGTCCGACAATGTCTGGACCATCGCGCGCGCCCGCTTCAACTGGCTGCTGGTCAATCTGGCGACCGCGTTTCTGGCGTCCTCCGTGCTCGGCCTGTTCGAGGGCCAGCTCGAGAAGATGGTCGCGCTTGCGGTGCTGGCGCCGATCGTGGCGAGCCAGGGCGGCAACGCGGCGACCCAGACCATGACCGTGGCGGTGCGGGCGCTGGCGACCCGCGAACTCGGCTCCAACAATGCGTTGCGCGTGGTGATGCGCGAGGCGATGGTCGGCCTCGTCAATGGGCTCGCCTTTGCCGTGATCACCGGTGTCGCCGCGGTGGCCTGGTTCAAGATCCCGGGCCTCGGCGTCGTGATCGGGCTTGCCATCATCTGCAACCTGGTGGCCGGTGCGCTCGGCGGCATCCTGATCCCGATGGTGCTGGAACGGGTACGTGCAGACCCCGCGGTGGCGTCGGGAACCTTCGTCACGACGATTACCGACGTGGTCGGCTTCTTCTCGTTCCTCGGCATCGCCACGCTGTGGTTCGGGCTGAAGTAG
- a CDS encoding DUF599 domain-containing protein, whose amino-acid sequence MGAYWVDIAAVVFFVVEWLAYGFTLERTAYGRDSLSARMNRFREVWVRNMLDREARMVDMQIMASLQNGTAFFASTSLIAIGGGLALLRATHDALAVLRELPVDLTPSPALWEIKCVGLILIFIFAFFKFAWSYRLFNYVAILLGAMPPSSQRDTAEAEAHVMRTTRLFEAAGRHFNRGQRAFFFALGYLGWFVSPWVLFATTALVVIVTWRRQFASNAWRAMGN is encoded by the coding sequence ATGGGCGCCTATTGGGTCGATATCGCCGCCGTCGTGTTCTTTGTCGTGGAGTGGCTGGCTTATGGCTTCACGCTCGAGCGCACGGCTTACGGCCGCGACAGCCTGTCGGCGCGCATGAACCGCTTTCGCGAGGTCTGGGTGCGGAACATGCTCGACCGCGAGGCGCGCATGGTCGACATGCAGATCATGGCCTCGCTACAGAACGGCACCGCCTTCTTCGCCTCCACCAGCCTGATCGCGATTGGCGGAGGGCTGGCGTTGTTGCGCGCGACCCACGATGCGCTTGCCGTGCTGCGCGAACTGCCGGTCGACCTCACCCCCTCGCCCGCGCTGTGGGAAATCAAATGCGTCGGCCTGATCCTGATCTTCATCTTCGCCTTCTTCAAATTCGCCTGGTCGTACCGCCTGTTCAATTATGTTGCGATCCTGCTCGGCGCGATGCCGCCGTCGTCACAGCGCGACACCGCGGAGGCGGAAGCCCATGTGATGCGAACGACGCGCTTGTTCGAGGCGGCGGGGCGGCATTTCAACCGCGGCCAGCGCGCGTTCTTCTTCGCGCTCGGCTATCTCGGCTGGTTCGTCAGCCCCTGGGTATTGTTCGCAACCACCGCGCTGGTCGTTATCGTGACCTGGCGGCGGCAGTTCGCCTCGAACGCGTGGCGGGCGATGGGGAATTAG
- a CDS encoding aldo/keto reductase produces the protein MLFVEANGARIPAIGLGTWELRGRSCARLVEQALRLGYRHIDTAQMYDNEREVGEGLRASGVKRDQVFLTTKIWPSHFAPHDLERSAKESLVRLRLTEVDLLLLHWPNPQVPLVETLGALARVRQQGLARHIGVSNFTVALIEEAVASCPEPLVCDQVEYHPYLDQTRVIEACARHGMAVVAYSPVAKGRIKSDRALLRIGDRYRKTAAQICLRWLVQQGVAAIPRTSKLERLSENIEIFDFELSEADMQQISAMGSAGGRLTDFGFAPKWD, from the coding sequence ATGCTGTTTGTCGAAGCCAATGGCGCAAGAATTCCGGCGATCGGGCTGGGCACCTGGGAATTGCGCGGACGAAGCTGCGCACGCCTGGTCGAGCAGGCGCTGCGGCTCGGCTATCGCCACATCGACACCGCGCAGATGTACGACAACGAACGCGAGGTCGGCGAGGGCCTGCGCGCCTCGGGCGTGAAGCGCGATCAGGTCTTCCTCACCACCAAGATCTGGCCCTCGCATTTCGCGCCCCACGATCTGGAGCGTTCGGCCAAGGAGAGCCTGGTGCGACTGCGCCTGACCGAGGTCGACCTGCTGCTGCTGCACTGGCCGAACCCGCAGGTGCCGCTGGTGGAGACGCTCGGCGCGCTGGCGCGGGTCAGGCAGCAGGGCCTCGCGCGGCATATCGGCGTGTCCAATTTCACCGTGGCCCTGATCGAGGAGGCGGTGGCTTCATGTCCGGAACCGCTGGTGTGCGACCAGGTCGAGTACCATCCCTATCTCGATCAGACCAGGGTGATAGAGGCCTGCGCGCGCCACGGCATGGCCGTGGTGGCCTATAGTCCGGTCGCCAAGGGCCGCATCAAGAGTGACCGCGCCTTGCTGCGGATCGGTGACCGCTATCGCAAGACGGCGGCGCAGATCTGCTTGCGCTGGCTGGTGCAGCAGGGCGTGGCGGCTATCCCGCGAACTTCGAAGCTCGAGCGGCTCTCGGAGAACATCGAGATCTTCGATTTCGAACTGTCGGAAGCGGACATGCAGCAGATTTCCGCCATGGGCAGCGCCGGCGGCCGGCTTACGGATTTCGGTTTCGCACCGAAATGGGATTGA
- a CDS encoding helix-turn-helix domain-containing protein, whose protein sequence is MQRLRLKADGRIVELRDGQEFPLAPMMPEPAFATPSALPDAAPDETGTLPAVRDLRRRAQLTQIEFAARLGVPVETIRNWEQGKRVPRGPARALLAVIAHSPETVFAALATEPEPV, encoded by the coding sequence ATGCAGCGCTTGCGGCTGAAAGCGGACGGACGGATTGTCGAACTGCGGGACGGGCAGGAATTTCCGCTCGCGCCGATGATGCCCGAACCCGCGTTCGCGACGCCTTCAGCCTTGCCTGACGCAGCGCCGGACGAAACCGGCACCTTGCCGGCCGTGCGTGACCTTCGCCGCCGCGCGCAGCTAACGCAGATCGAATTCGCGGCACGGCTCGGCGTGCCCGTCGAAACCATCCGGAATTGGGAGCAGGGCAAGCGTGTTCCCCGAGGGCCGGCGCGGGCGCTGCTCGCCGTGATCGCCCATTCGCCGGAAACCGTTTTCGCAGCGCTTGCCACCGAACCGGAGCCCGTTTAG